GCCCACGGACGAACCGACTGGTGAGGCGCTCGCGGGCCTTCACAATGCCCCTCAGTCGTGAGTCAGCGTGTTACCGTGGGCGGTTCGGGAACTCACCACGGCCCCTGGGAAATCAGAATTCGGTGAACCCGTCGTGGTCATCGCTTCCGAGTCGGTCCAACTCGTGCGAGCGCCCGTGGCCGTTGGAGTGACCGTTCTTCAGCGCCCGAACCACCGCCGAGCGGGGTTTGGTAATGGGGGCTTTGGGGCGCATCACTTTCGGGGCCGGAGCCCCAGACCCACTGAGTTTGAACCGGGCCACGAGGTCGCGCAGGTGTGCGGCCTGGTCCGTGAGGGTCTGAGCGGTGGCCGACATCTCCTCGGTTTGTGAGGCGTTGCGCTGGGTGATCGAGTCCATTTGCGAGACGGACTTGTTGACCTGCTCGATGCCCACGGACTGCTCCTTGCCCGCCGCCGCGATCTCCGTGATGATGTCCGTCACGCGCTTCACACTGGTCACGATGTCCCCGAGCGTTGTGCCGGACTGGTTCACCAACTCGGTGCCCGCGTCGACTTTCTTGACCGAGTCCTCGATCAGTGTCTTGATCTCTTTCGCGGACGTGGCCGAACGTTGAGCCAGGTTGCGGACTTCGGACGCGACGACCGCGAACCCCCGGCCTTGTTCGCCGGCCCGGGCCGCTTCCACCGCCGCGTTGAGGGCCAACAGGTTCGTCTGAAACGCGATCTCGTCAATGGTCGTGATGATGTCCGCGATCTTCTTGGACGACTGGTTGATCTCGCTCATCGCCTCAACTGCATTACCCACGACCTGCCCGCCCTTCTCGGCGACGTCCCGGGAGCTACTCGCGAGTTGGCGGGCCTGTTGCGCGCTGTCGGAGTTCTGACGCACGGTCGCAGTGATTTCTTCGAGGGTGCTGGCCGTTTCCTCCAGGCTGCTCGCTTGCTCTTGAGCGCCGGTGGAGATTTCTTCGCTCGCTGTGGACAGTTGCGCCGAAGCGTCGGCCAGTTGTTCGGACACTTCGCGCACACCTTCGAGTGCCGTGCGGACCGAGACTACGGCCTTGTTCAGCGAGTGAGCCATTTGCCCCACTTCGTCGGCCCCCAGGTCCGGGACCGGTTGGGTGAAATCCCCGTCCGCCAGCGCGCTGACCGAGGTCGTGATTGCGGCGACCTTCTGCTGCAGCTCAATCGCGCGCGCTTTATCCTGTTCCGCGTTCTCCCGAACCTGGCGCTCCATGAGCTTGGCAACGGTGACGTCGGTCGCGTACTTGACCACCTTGTAGGGCTTGCCGTTGAGGTCCAGGATCGGGTTGTACGAGGCCTGAATCCAGACCTCCTTCCCCCCCTTGCCAAGGCGCTTGAACTCGCTCGCGATGTACTCCCCGCGGTTCAACTTGGCCCAGAACGCCCGGTACTCGAGGCTCGCCGCGAGCGCGGGATCGGCGAACATACTGTGGTGCCGGCCCTGGATCTCGGGCAGGCTGTAACCCATCGTGCGCAGGAAGTTCTCGTTGGCACTGACGATGGTCCCGTCAAGCCGGAACTCGATGACCGCCTGCACCTTGCTCACCGCGGTGATTTGCCCTACGTAGTCCGCGTCCCGCTCACGGGCCGCCCGGAGCGTGTCGATCGCGGTGTTCAAGGCGCTTGCCATCTGCCCGACCTCGTCCGTGGACCGCACGTCCGCGTGCTGAGTTAGATCGCCCTTGGCAACAGCCTCGAGTAAAATCTTGGTTTGTTGGAGGGGGCGCGCCGTAAGGTGCGACAGCGTGAACCCGAGAACCGTAGCCAGGACACACGCACCGATTACGACGACCAGTACCAACTGATGCACTTGGGCGTATGTCGCGTCCGCGTCAGTTTTCGCCTGCCTGATTAGCGACTGTTTGGACTCAACCAACTCGTTTATCTTCTCGTCCATTGCGTCGGCCATCGCTCGGATTCGCGGGAGCCCGGCTCGGGCCTCTTCGTCCTTCTGTGCGCGGGCCAGCGCCACGATCTCGTCCTGGAGCGGGCGCAACTCGTTGAACTGGCGCTCGAGTTCCGCGGCCTTAACCTTCGTGTCGCTCTTGGCAATCGTCTTCTGGTACGCATCGAAGTCGGTCCGGAACCGGGACTCGTACTTGCGAATGTCGGACGCGCGCTTGTCTACACTCGCCACGTCCGTATCGAGGATCGCGTTCCGCACGGCTCGGGAGATCCGGAGCAATTCCCCGTTGGCTTCTTGGAGGTGGTTGAGACCGTCGGCGTGCTGGGCCACGTCCGCGGTACGTTCGTTGACCTGCCCGAGCCCGCGCAACCCGAGGAACCCCGTACACGCGACGAGGAGAACCAGGATGGCGAAACAGGCCCCTAACTTAAAGGCCATCCTCAAGTTCCGAAACCAACTCATGGGCGCCCTTTGCAAGGAGGGAAAGTCTACCGCGCGTTTCGATGACGCCCCTGCACCGAGAATGCGGGGAAATCGCTCTTACTATCGAGCATATAACACGATTTTTTGCACCGTGGCGCCGATTCCGAGCGCGAAGAATGGTGCAGTGAACCCAAACGATTAGCCGCCACCGAACGTAAAAGGCCGAAGCGCTGTTTGGGTGAGGCGCTGATTTCCGTGAAAATGCTCTGCGTTGTCACAAAGCGCTTCGACCGTTCGTCCTTGGTGCCGAGTGGTGGAACGCCACCCGTTCAAGACGCACACAACGGAGGGTAAACATGCTTCGCACGGCTCTGATTCTGGGAGCGGGAATCGCTTTGGGAACCGGCGGCATCCACGCAGCACGGCACGACGAGCCAAAACACACGTCGGTCAAGGTGCTGGCGGCGCGGGATATCACCGAGAAACTCGACGGTAAGGAAGCGAAAGCGACGGCGGTAGAGGTGACGCTGGAACCGGGTCAGGGCAGCGCCCCGCACCGGCACCCCGGCCCCGCGTTCGGCTACGTGCTGGAAGGCGAGTACGAGTGGGCGATTGACGACCAACCGGCCAAAACTTTGAAAGCGGGTGAGACGTTTTACGAACCGGTCGGGTGCCTGCACCGGGTGTCAAAGAACCCCGGCAAGGTGAAGACTCGTGTGCTGGCCTGGGTACTGCACCCGCGGGA
This region of Gemmata massiliana genomic DNA includes:
- a CDS encoding cupin domain-containing protein, with amino-acid sequence MLRTALILGAGIALGTGGIHAARHDEPKHTSVKVLAARDITEKLDGKEAKATAVEVTLEPGQGSAPHRHPGPAFGYVLEGEYEWAIDDQPAKTLKAGETFYEPVGCLHRVSKNPGKVKTRVLAWVLHPRDAKDLVIPESKK
- a CDS encoding methyl-accepting chemotaxis protein, yielding MSWFRNLRMAFKLGACFAILVLLVACTGFLGLRGLGQVNERTADVAQHADGLNHLQEANGELLRISRAVRNAILDTDVASVDKRASDIRKYESRFRTDFDAYQKTIAKSDTKVKAAELERQFNELRPLQDEIVALARAQKDEEARAGLPRIRAMADAMDEKINELVESKQSLIRQAKTDADATYAQVHQLVLVVVIGACVLATVLGFTLSHLTARPLQQTKILLEAVAKGDLTQHADVRSTDEVGQMASALNTAIDTLRAARERDADYVGQITAVSKVQAVIEFRLDGTIVSANENFLRTMGYSLPEIQGRHHSMFADPALAASLEYRAFWAKLNRGEYIASEFKRLGKGGKEVWIQASYNPILDLNGKPYKVVKYATDVTVAKLMERQVRENAEQDKARAIELQQKVAAITTSVSALADGDFTQPVPDLGADEVGQMAHSLNKAVVSVRTALEGVREVSEQLADASAQLSTASEEISTGAQEQASSLEETASTLEEITATVRQNSDSAQQARQLASSSRDVAEKGGQVVGNAVEAMSEINQSSKKIADIITTIDEIAFQTNLLALNAAVEAARAGEQGRGFAVVASEVRNLAQRSATSAKEIKTLIEDSVKKVDAGTELVNQSGTTLGDIVTSVKRVTDIITEIAAAGKEQSVGIEQVNKSVSQMDSITQRNASQTEEMSATAQTLTDQAAHLRDLVARFKLSGSGAPAPKVMRPKAPITKPRSAVVRALKNGHSNGHGRSHELDRLGSDDHDGFTEF